In Rhodamnia argentea isolate NSW1041297 chromosome 4, ASM2092103v1, whole genome shotgun sequence, the following proteins share a genomic window:
- the LOC125314923 gene encoding aminopeptidase M1-like gives MEQFKGQPRLPKFASPKRYDIRLKPDLAACKFAGSVAIDLDIVGETKFIVLNAADLSIHDGTVSFTSKASSKVFEPCKVDLVEEDEILVLEFPESLPTGSGVLAIRFDGTLNDMMKGFYRSTYEHNGEKKNMAVTQFEPADARRCFPCWDEPACKATFKITLDVPSDLVALSNMPIVGEKVEGHVKTVFYQESPIMSTYLVAVVVGLFDYVEDHTSDGVKVRVYCQVGKQNQGKFALHVAVKTLELYREYFAVPYSLPKLDMIAIPDFAAGAMENYGLVTYRETALLYDEKHSAASNKQWVATVVAHELAHQWFGNLVTMEWWTHLWLNEGFATWVSYLATDGLFPEWKIWTQFLEESTEGLRLDGLAESHPIEVEINHAGEIDEIFDAISYRKGASVIRMLQSYLGAECFQKSLASYIKRHACSNAKTEDLWAALEEGSGEPVNKLMNSWTKQKGFPVVSIKIKDDKLEFEQSQFVSSSSHGDGQWIVPVTFCCGSYIARRSFLLETKSTSIDLKETGAWIKVNVDQAGFYRVKYDEDLQAKLRYAIENEMLAATDRFGILDDSFALCVARQQSLTSLLTLMAAYREELDYTVLSNLISISYKVARIAADATPELMDYVKQFFIGLLQYSAEKLGWEPKEGESHLEAMLRGAILSALAEFGDEPTLKEASRRFHAFLEDRSTPLLPPDIRGAAYVAVMQTVNASNRSGFESLRRVYRETDLSLEKTRILGSLASCPDPNIILEVLNFILSPEVRSQDAVSGLAVCREGRETAWTWLKENWEHIWKTYGSGSLVTWFVSAVVSPFASFEKAKEVEDFFATRSKPSITRTLKQSIERVNINAQWVQSIRNEEYLAETVKELAYRKY, from the exons ATGGAGCAATTCAAGGGTCAACCTCGCCTCCCCAAGTTCGCATCGCCCAAGCGATACGACATACGGCTCAAGCCCGACCTCGCCGCCTGCAAATTCGCTGGCTCCGTCGCCATTGACCTCGACATCGTTGGCGAGACCAAGTTCATCGTCCTCAATGCCGCCGACCTGTCAATTCATGACGGGACTGTTTCGTTCACCAGCAAAGCGTCCTCCAAG GTGTTTGAGCCTTGTAAAGTTGACTTGGTTGAGGAAGATGAGATATTGGTTTTGGAGTTCCCCGAGTCGCTGCCTACTGGGAGTGGAGTTTTGGCTATTCGTTTTGACGGGACTCTTAATGATATGATGAAAGGGTTTTACAGAAG TACTTATGAGCACAACGGCGAGAAGAAGAATATGGCCGTTACTCAGTTTGAGCCAGCTGATGCTCGGCGATGCTTTCCTTGTTGGGATGAGCCTGCTTGCAAG GCAACATTCAAAATTACTTTAGATGTGCCGTCTGATCTAGTAGCTCTCTCCAACATGCCAATTGTTGGTGAAAAGGTGGAAGGACATGTTAAGACAGTTTTTTATCAAGAATCGCCCATTATGTCGACGTACTTGGTCGCGGTTGTTGTTGGGTTATTTGACTACGTGGAAGATCATACATCTGATG GAGTAAAGGTGCGGGTATACTGTCAAGTCGGGAAgcaaaatcaaggaaaatttgCCCTACATGTTGCTGTCAAGACACTTGAATTATACCGAGA aTACTTTGCTGTGCCGTACTCTCTCCCAAAACTAGATATGATTGCTATCCCAGATTTTGCTGCTGGTGCCATGGAAAATTATGGTTTAGTTACTTATCGTGAAACAGCTCTACTCTATGATGAGAAGCACTCAGCAGCATCTAACAAGCAGTGG GTCGCTACAGTTGTAGCCCATGAACTGGCTCACCAGTGGTTTGGTAACCTTGTTACCATGGAGTGGTGGACTCATCTGTGGCTAAATGAGGGTTTTGCTACTTGG GTGAGCTATTTGGCTACTGATGGCCTGTTTCCTGAGTGGAAAATATGGACTCAGTTCCTTGAAGAATCTACCGAAGGGCTGAGACTGGATGGGCTTGCTGAGTCCCACCCCATTGAG GTGGAGATTAACCATGCTGGTGAGATCGATGAAATCTTCGACGCAATAAGTTATAGAAAGGGTGCATCTGTGATCCGGATGCTTCAAAGCTATCTTGGTGCTGAATGTTTTCAG AAATCGCTAGCTTCATACATAAAGAGGCATGCTTGCTCAAATGCAAAGACAGAGGACCTCTGGGCTGCCCTCGAAGAGGGATCAGGTGAACCTGTGAACAAGTTAATGAATTCGTGGACCAAGCAGAAAGGATTCCCTGTGGTTTCCATCAAAATCAAAGATGACAAGTTAGAGTTCGAACAG TCACAATTTGTATCAAGCAGTTCCCATGGGGATGGACAGTGGATTGTTCCTGTAACATTTTGTTGTGGCTCATACATTGCTCGCCGAAGTTTTCTGTTGGAAACAAAATCCACGTCTATTGATTTAAAGGAAACAGGGGCTTGGATAAAAGTTAATGTGGACCAGGCAGGCTTCTATAGGGTGAAGTACGACGAAGACCTTCAAGCCAAGTTAAGATATGCCATAGAGAACGAAATGTTAGCTGCAACAGACAGATTTG GTATACTGGATGATTCGTTTGCTCTTTGTGTGGCTCGCCAGCAGTCCTTGACTTCTTTGCTCACTTTAATGGCTGCTTACAGAGAAGAACTTGATTATACTGTGCTATCGAATTTGATAAGT ATAAGTTACAAAGTTGCAAGAATTGCTGCAGATGCTACTCCTGAATTAATGGATTACGTTAAACAATTTTTCATCGGTCTTTTGCAATACTCTGCAGA GAAGCTTGGTTGGGAGCCCAAAGAGGGTGAGAGTCATTTAGAAGCTATGTTGAGAGGAGCAATTTTATCTGCCCTGGCAGAGTTTGGAGATGAACCCACACTGAAGGAAGCAAGCAGGCGCTTTCACGCATTCTTAGAGGACAGGAGCacacctcttcttcctcctgacATCCGAGGG GCAGCCTATGTGGCTGTGATGCAAACTGTGAATGCATCAAACCGATCAGGTTTTGAATCTTTGCGGAGAGTCTACAGAGAGACTGACTTGAGCCTGGAAAAAACCCGCATTTTAG GTTCATTGGCCTCTTGTCCAGATCCTAATATCATCCTTGAAGTGCTCAACTTCATATTGTCTCCTGAG GTTCGCAGTCAAGATGCTGTCTCTGGGCTTGCTGTTTGCAGGGAAGGACGTGAAACCGCTTGGACTTGGCTGAAG GAAAATTGGGAACACATTTGGAAAACATATGGTTCTGGGTCTCTCGTGACATGGTTTGTTAGTGCAGTTGTCTCACCG TTTGCATCATTTGAGAAAGCCAAGGAAGTGGAGGACTTTTTTGCGACCCGGTCGAAGCCTTCTATTACAAGAACACTGAAGCAGAGCATTGAGCGGGTGAACATCAATGCGCAATGGGTTCAAAGCATTCGGAACGAAGAATATCTTGCCGAGACAGTGAAGGAGCTGGCATACAGGAAGTACTAg